The sequence below is a genomic window from Methanosarcinales archaeon.
TCAAAAGATAAAGAAATATTTGATTATGCCTCCGAAAAAGATATGGTCATATTAAGTGCAGATTTAGATTTTGGAAATATTTTGGCATATACTCAATCCAATAAACCTTCGGTTGTAATTTTTCGGTTACAAGATCCATCTCCAGAGCATGTTAATTCACTATTATCATCTAATCTTCATCGTATCAATGAAGATTTAATGAAGGGTTCTATTGTAATTATTGAAGATTTTGAAATTCGTGTGCGAAAACTACCAATAATAGAGGAAGAATAGTCTAATGAAAATGAGCATCCATTAGATGCCTCGTTTTTCTAAAACTAGGTCGTTGACTGGCCTGCCTTGAAGCGTAAAAGAGAATGAAAACAACCTGGACATTGGAGAAAAGAAAGTATGTCTCATAAAGGGTAAAAATCCCGCCGCCCGGGTCTGCTCTTGGGTGAAGTAAAAAGAAGTGCGGCATCGAGAGGTGCTGTGCAGAGTTCCCTGATATCGGCAACTGCAGCTCGAAGTGTATGCGAACTATACCAGTATGCTATCGTAATTTTTTGTCACCGTATGATGTTACGATTAAATTCCAAACCATATTTAAGTTGTAGCGGGAATCTTGTTATAATGTCTTCAGATTATATGAGATTTTTCCCAAAACCCACATGTTATCCGAACCAGAAAGAAGCAATGG
It includes:
- a CDS encoding DUF5615 family PIN-like protein, whose product is MKFLLDMPLSPKTTIFLKDLGYEAIRVNELGMAKSKDKEIFDYASEKDMVILSADLDFGNILAYTQSNKPSVVIFRLQDPSPEHVNSLLSSNLHRINEDLMKGSIVIIEDFEIRVRKLPIIEEE